A stretch of the Aegilops tauschii subsp. strangulata cultivar AL8/78 chromosome 4, Aet v6.0, whole genome shotgun sequence genome encodes the following:
- the LOC109736591 gene encoding transcription factor bHLH57, producing MERMQLQGPIITSLCWADQAAASASAAQVPFLALLQGAAMGDGGPGVKRESYGAAAGFACRPAASDVDLLESCVTQLPAPPVVEALAAKRRKRPRTRPRAPPPEKRKKPEEAECQRMTHIAVERNRRRLMNDHLASLRTLIPSDYIPRGDQATVVGGAIDYVKQLEQQLVALQALAAAHRGEGPVGTAATAASDGVFVSPQYTSFSQAGGVGGGVDVEAMAAVGGHVRVRVAGRRWPGRFVRAVAAMENLRMAVLHLAVTSVGHDAVVYCFNLKMEDGCEVSTADEVATVVHQIFAYAAGSCC from the exons atggagaggatgcagctGCAAGGCCCCATCATCACCTCCCTG TGCTGGGCGGACCAGGCGGCGGCGAGCGCCAGCGCCGCGCAGGTGCCTTTCTTGGCGCTGCTCCAGGGCGCCGCCATGGGGGACGGCGGACCAGGGGTGAAGCGGGAGTCCTACGGAGCCGCCGCTGGCTTCGCGTGCCGGCCGGCTGCGTCCGACGTCGACCTGCTCGAGAGCTGCGTCACGCAGCTGCCGGCGCCCCCGGTGGTCGAGGCGCTGGCCGCGAAGCGGAGGAAGCGGCCGCGGacgcgcccgcgcgcgcccccGCCGGAGAAGCGCAAGAAGCCGGAGGAGGCCGAGTGCCAGCGGATGACGCACATCGCCGTCGAGCGCAACCGCCGCCGCCTCATGAACGACCACCTCGCCTCCCTCCGCACCCTCATCCCCTCCGATTACATCCCACGG GGTGACCAAGCGACGGTGGTGGGGGGAGCCATCGACTACGTGAAGCAGCTGGAGCAGCAGCTGGTGGCGCTGCAGGCGTTGGCGGCGGCGCATCGCGGCGAGGGGCCCGTGGGGACGGCGGCCACGGCGGCGTCGGACGGCGTGTTCGTGTCGCCGCAGTACACGAGCTTCTCCCAGGCCGGCGGCGTCGGCGGAGGCGTGGACGTGGAGGCGATGGCCGCGGTGGGGGGCCACGTGCGGGTGCGCGTCGCGGGGAGGCGGTGGCCGGGGCGGTTCGTGCGCGCCGTGGCCGCCATGGAGAACCTCCGCATGGCCGTGCTGCACCTCGCCGTCACCTCCGTGGGCCACGACGCCGTGGTCTACTGCTTCAACCTTAAG ATGGAGGACGGGTGCGAGGTGTCGAC